TGTAAAATAAGGCTTTCGAAATTAGCTCCGCTGCGTATGTCAATAACAAGAGCAACCTTTTGAATTTTGCTTCCCGATTGACAGCAAAACTCTGCAAACTTAGGAATAAACTCAATGGGCATATTGTCAACACAGTAAAAATCCATATCCTCAAAGGCGGCAATAGTCGTACTTTTTCCTGCCCCTGAAAGACCTGTAACTATTACAAAATCCAAAAAATCACCTGCTTAAATCTCAAATTTGTCTTAATATTTTATCATATAGAAGCCCTAATATCAAGACCTTTAAAAATTTTATTTCTTTTTGAGCAGATGTCTTGAAAAAAGCAGAGTATAATGCTATAATGAATTCAAGTTTTACTTGAAATCAATGAATTGCCTGCGGCATGAATTGAAAATTAATATTTTCATGAATTTAGCCTTGCGGCTCATGAATTGTACCTGTCGGTACATTATAAAGGCAATTCAATTCATGGAGAGTTAACGAGAATTCATGGCGGTAGCCAATTCATGACAACGGCAGTTGTCAATTCATTAAAACTCGATATGTCGCTGTTGCGACGAGATTGCATATCGACAAACTACAATAATTATATTAACAATTTATTTAAAAATAAAGATATATTTATTACTAATTACCGTGTTATCATATATCAAAAACATTAAAACGGAGTTAAAAATGGACCAGAGAGACAAAGATTATGCACGAGAGCTTGTAAAGCTCAAAAAACAAAGAGCTGCTCAGACAGAGCCTGAAACAAGAGCAACCTATATTCCCCAAAAGCCCGAAATTCCCAAAGGCTTTATAAATAAAATCAAGCATTTTTGGTTTTATTACAAATTTCATTTTTTGGGAGTTGTCCTTGCCCTTGTTTGTACAGCCGTATGTGTGGGAAGCTGTATTAATAAAGAAAAGGAAGACCTTACGGTGCTTTTCTTGGCGGGCAGAAGCTATCTTCCCGAGGAGCTTGCAATTATGGAAGAAAGCCTTGAAAAGTATTGTCCCGATTTCAATAATGACAGTAACGTTCATATAGCACTTATAGATGTTTATATTGACGAAAACAATCCTCAGTATAATTATGCAATGCAGCAAAAGCTTGTTGCCGAGGTTGCCGCAGGTAACGGTGTTATTTACCTTGCTGACCAGAAAGGTCTTGAAAGATTTAACGAAATAAAAGCCCTTGTTGATTTGTCCGACATTGCACAGAATACCGTCAATAACAACACAAGCGTTATCGTCCCCTCTTCTGTTTTCTTCGGAGAAGCTGCTGCTAAGCAGGATTTCTATATTTCACTTCGTTATTTTGAAAAGGCTGACCTTGAAAAGACAGATAAAAAGGCAACCCGTATTGCCAATAGCATTGAAGTATTTAAAAACATTATAAATAATAACATAATAGAGGAGAATGAAAATGGCAGTAATTAACAACAAAAACTACACTAAAAAAGAGCTTTTAGGTCTTACAGGAAATATGGACCAGATAGCAGGTATCACAAGCTCAACTCTCAATGACGGCAGAGCAAACGGATGCCGTACATACGCTTTTAAAAACGGAACAGGTCTTGAGTTTACTCTCAATGCCGACAGAGCTTTAGATATTGCTTCTTTAAGCTATAAGGGTATCAATGTTTCCTTTATGGCAAAGCCCGGTATCGTTGCTCCCACCCTTGCAAATTTTGCAGGCAGCTTTACAGAGTACGGAACCTGCGGAATGATGTTCACCTGCGGTCTTTTAAGCGCAGGTCCCGACAATACCGACAACGGAGAATATCATCCTCTTCACGGCAAAAATCACATAACTCCCACAGAGCAGACATATTTCAAAACCTTCTGGCAGGGTGATGACTATATACTTGAAGCAGGCGGAACAACAAGAAGCTCCAAGCTTTTCGGCGAGCATCTTTCTCTTACAAGAAAGGTTTCAACCAAAATAGGCTCAAACGAAGTTGAGATTTGCGATACTCTTGAAAATTTAACCCAGAACCCTCAGGAATTTACTCTCCTTTATCACTGCAATTTCGGCTTCCCCTTCTTAGATGAATGTCTTAAAATGATATTCCCCGAAAACGTTAAAATGCCCCGTAACGAAGATGCGGCAAACAATATGGACACAGCAGAAATAATTACTGAGCCTGTGGACTGTCTCCCTGAAAACGTATTCTTCAGACACTGCGTTCCCGATGAGGACGGCTTTGTTACCGTAAAATTGGAAAACGAAAAATTGGGAATAGGAATGTACATCAAGTATGAAATGGAAAACCTACCCATTTTAGCTCAGTGGAAATCAATGCAAAAGGGCGACTATGCTTTGGGAATAGAGCCCACAAACAACTATATTTTAGGAAGAGCTACAGAGCGTGAGCACGGAACATTAAAAACTATCGGTGCTTATGAAACTCTTGAATTCAAGCTGAAAATCGGCGCTTACGATTTATAATGACTATGTGGATGTCGAAATAGTATTTCATATTACTGTTTCGACTAACTATAACCATTATAAAAAAAATAATGATATTGAGGTTTTAACCTATGAACCTTAAAAACGATACTATTGCCGCTGTTGCCACTGCATATGGCACCGGCGGCATCGCCGTTATTCGCATAAGCGGCGACAAAACTCTTGATATAGTAAAAAAAGTTTTCAAATCAAAAAAAGAGCCTGTTCACAGCACAGCTGTTTTTGGCTCTGTTGTCAACAGTAACGGGGAAAAAATTGACGAGGGCATCTGCACCTTTTTCAAATCTCCCCACTCATATACGGGAGAGGATACTGCCGAAATTTCCTGTCACGGCGGAATTACCGTTACAAGAGCTGTTCTGGAGGCTGTTCTTTTTGCAGGGGCACGCCACGCCTTAGGCGGAGAATTTACAAAGCGTGCCTTTATCAACGGCAAGCTTGATTTATGCGAAGCCGAAGCTGTTATTGACCTTATCAATGCAGACAGTAAGGTTTTCAGCAAAGCCGCACTCTCTCAGCTTGAAGGAAGGCTTTCCAAAAGCATTGGCGAGCTTTCCGACTCTTTAGTGCAGGTGAATGCGGGCTTTTTAGCGGCTGTTGACTATCCCGACGATGAAATCGAGGAGTCAAAGCTTTCCGATTTTAAAGAAACGGTAAACTCTGCAATTTCAAAATGCAACCGTCTGATAGCATCCTTTGAAACGGGAGAAATTATAAAAGAGGGTATAAAATGCGCTATAATAGGCGCTCCCAACAGCGGAAAATCCTCTCTGCTCAATTTCTTAGCAGGCAGTGAAAAAAGCATTGTTACCGATATCCCGGGCACCACAAGGGATATAGTTGAAGCGAGTCTTACAATTGACGGAATAAAAATAAATCTGAGTGATACTGCAGGAATAAGAGAAGCTTTGGACCCTGTAGAAAAAATCGGCGTAAGCAAGTCAAAGCTTGCCGCCGATACAAGCGAGCTTGTTTTATGTGTAGTTGACGGCGCAGTTCCCTTAAATTCTGCATCTTCAGAGGCTTTAAGCCTTTGTAAAGACAAAAAAGCCGTTATCGTTATAAATAAAAGCGACCTTCCCCTTAAAGCAGATATTGAAGAAATTAAAAAAATCTCTGAAAATATTGTCTTTATCAGCGCTTTGACAGGGGACGGAACAGAAGCTTTAATCGAAAAAATCAAGCAAATGTATAATTTCGGTCAGATTTTCTCGGGAAATAATCAGCTTATTACAAATTTAAGGCACAAGGTATGCCTTGAAAATGCCGTTAAATATTTAGAAAATGCCCTTGATGCTATTGACAATTCTCTTTTTGCCGATATTATCTGTGAAGAGCTTTCGGACGCTATAAGCTCTCTCAACGAAATAACAGGTCAGAGTGTAAATGAAAAAATAGTGGAAAATATATTCCAAAGATTTTGCGTCGGTAAATGATAAAACGAGGCTGTAAAAAACGAAAAGGTTTTTTACGGCCTCTTTTTGTAGGGGATAGGAAAAATGTGCAGAATATGTCAATTCCGCGACAACAAGTATTTGTTGTCGGTTACCCGACGGCGTACAGAGGTACGTCGAGGTCGAAATTGGCAGATAGCATAAAACGTATATTTCTTAAAAGAATTAGCAAAAAGATGTTTTTCTATTAATTTTTGCTCTTTCTTTCAGAAGATGATAGTATATAATTCTTTTATTTACTTGTTTTATGCGCTCTGCGCTTTTTTTGCATCCCCTTTATTTGCGTTGAAAAAGTATTGGTTCGTTCTATGATTTGTGTCGGAAAGTTAATTTAATATTTTTGCCGTTTGCGGCAAAAATATTAAATGAGCTCTTGATTTTTTTAAAAGGTTAATGTATAATACATTTAACAAAAACGCCGTTTGCGGCAAAAAAATTAAATGGAGGTCAATATGGAAATTAAAAGAGATATGTATTTGAACCGACTTATTGTTCGTAAACACAACGGTTTTATTAAAGTAATCACAGGAATACGCAGAAGTGGAAAATCATATTTGCTTAATACTTTATTTTATAATCATCTTCTTGCAGAAGGAGTTTCATCTGAAAATATAATTAAATTTGCATTTGATTCAGCAGAGGATTTAATAAAAATCGGAGAAGATCCTATTGTTCTTGACAATGAAAAGGAAGACAGAAAAGTTGATCCGAAAAAATTTTTGGCTTGGATTTTGCCGCAGCTTCAAGACAAGGAAATGCACTATATTCTTCTTGATGAGGTGCAAAAGCTTGGGGCTTTTGAGTCTGTTTTAAACGGATTTCTTCGAAAAAACAATTTAGATGTGTTTGTTACCGGAAGCAACTCTAAGTTTCTTTCAAAAGATATTTTAACCGAGTTTGCAGGCAGAGGCGATGAGGTTCATATCCTCCCGCTTTCTTTCTCAGAATATTATACTTTTGTCGGCGGAGATAAAAGCGAAGCCTTTGACGATTATTCTGTATACGGCGGACTACCTGCGGTTGCACTTATGACAACCGAAGAACAAAAATCGACTTACCTTATTTCGCAAATGAATGGGTTGTATCTAAAAGATATCATAAATAGAAACAATCTCTCAGACAAGGCCCCGATTGGCGAAGTTCTTGACGTTATAGCCTCGGGCATTTCTTCACTTACCAATCCAAAGAAAATTTCAGACACCTTTGCCTCAGTCAAGCAAGAAAGCATCAGCGATTATACTGTTGATAGATATATCGCGCATATGGAAGATGCATTTATGCTTACCCGTGTAAAGCGCTACAATGTCAAAGGCAGAAAATATATCGGGACTCCGTATAAAATATACTTTGAAGATGTCGGTCTTCGCAATGCGCGGCTTAATTTCAGACAAGTTGAAGGCACGCATATTATGGAGAATATTATCTATAATGAGCTACGTTACAGAGGCTACCAAGTAGATGTAGGAGTAGTTGAATCCCGCGAAAAAGATAGTGCCGGCAAAGAAATCCGTATTCAACGTGAGATAGATTTTATTGCTACCTTAGGAAGCAAAAAATATTATATTCAATCCGCATATGCAATTAACGACCAAAAAAAATATGAACAAGAAACCTGTCCTTTTGATAAAACTATGGATTCCTTCAAAAAGATTATTGTTGTAGAAAAAAGCATAAAGCCTCGTCGGGACGAAAAAGGATATGTGATGATGGGAGTAAAGGAGTTTTTGCTCGATAAGGATAGCTTAGAGGCTTAAAATTAAAAAAGTGTGGTTGCCAAAACAACCGTAAAAAGCCGTGTTTTCGTTTGAAAACACGGCTTTATTATTATGAAAACAACAAGGTTCTGAGGTGCCTGCCCACATTTTTAATGCGTAGGCGGGTCAGGTTCTTATTAATAATCACTAACATATTTAGTTGTATCTTCAGAGTATAATAATGGATTATAAACAGTTCCCACAAACCATATTTCTCCGGAATTTTTATCTCTTATAATAAACATATATGGTTTATCAAATGTTAAATCAATTTCTTCCACAGGTACGTCGTATATATAATCAAATCCGCCGGCAGCACCTGCTCCTCCTGCCTCTGTTACAGCCGAAGCCTTTATTCCTTCCTGAGTAAATTCTATATTTGATTTATGTATAGCATCATTGATATATAAAGATTTGTCTGACGAAATATTTGTTAAGTTAGCTTTTCCCGACTCGAAAACATTTGTAACTCCTAAATTTTTTAAATCTTTCATTAAATCTAACTTATATTCAAATTTGAATTTAGGAATAAATCCTGTAATTTTTGTAACAACACCGTCTTTAAAGTTTTCTGCTTTTAGTTCTTTTAAATTTCCTATAATATTACTGATTTCATCTGCTGTAGCTTTATTTATGTAGCTGTCTAATTCTTCCGCTGTTGGCATAATTCCTACATATTGAAGTGTTGTTCCGTCATATTCCTTTAAATCTTTAGCAAACACCTTTACATTGTCATCAATATAAAGTGAAAAGTCAGTAGTTTTATCTTCCGCTTTATAATTAGAATTTATTTCTTTGATATACCTATCAAGATATTTTTCCATTATTTCGTCATCACTTAAGCCTACAATTTCGCTGTTGAGAAAAAGAGACTCTCCAAATTTCCTATAAGGATATTTTTTTAAATATTCCATATATGCATTTGTAACTGTTTGTCTGATATTTTCTTCCCCTAATTCCTTTACAATATCATAATTGTTGAAGGAAGCAATAATTTCCATACCCGAAACTTCTTCGTTGATATCCTTAAAGGAATGCGGTACAACGTCCCAGTCTCCGCGCCAATAAAACTTCTCGTGATAATACTCTGTCCATATTCCGACACTGGGGGACAGTATAAATTTTTCTTCCCATTCCATATCAATAGCTAAGGCATTTATAAGTAAAATTTCCTCTTGTGATACATCATCAAAAAGATTGTTGATTAAACCTAATGTTTTATCGCTTATCCAGGAGTTTACCGTGTCCGGCGCAGCAAAAGAGTCTGTCTTAACCACAGCATTATATTTATCTGTTAGTTTATTTTTATACTTTCTTTTGATAGATTTTTTATATGTATCTTTTATAAACAGTGCATTGGCAAAAGACATATTTTTGCTGTCAGTATATTTTTTTGCTTCATAAGTTCCGATTACACTTAATATTTGCGCTTTAGAGTCCCCTTTAGCTCCTTCTTTAAGCATTTCTAACGCATATTTTATAGAAAGCGGACTGTAAACCTTGTTTTGTTTTCCGTTTTCTGACTGTAAAAAATACAAATCAAATGCTTCTAAAGAATTGTCTGAAATCCAATATTCTGATTTTTCAATCGGTACGGTTTCATCGTCATTTTGATTGTTTTTTATTATGGCAAAGACGGTAAGCCCAACAATCAATGCAAGAATAATTATTATTCCGATAATTAAAATCGCCTTCTTGGGAGTTTTGTTGTTCGGTATGGATTCACTAATATTTACTGCTTGAATATTATCTTGTTTCATCTTTATCCCTGCCTTTCTTATTTTTATTATATCACATTTTTTGCTGAATTTAAAGTAAGATTTTTTTAATGTGCCGAAGGCACAATTCATGCCGTGGGCAATTCATTATATTGATGTTCAATACAAAAAATAAGCCGATAAAGTAGACACTTAAAAAACAAAAAGTTTTCGAGACTGCTTAAAGGGGATTATATCATATCAAAGTTGCGGTTGTTTTCTTTTTGTGGTATAATACAATTAAAAAGGGGGCTAATGAATGAGCAGTAAAATTACAGTAATAGGAAGCGCAAATGCTGACCTTGTTATTCATTCAGAAAAAATGCCGCAGCTTGGGGAAACTCTTACAGGCAGTGATTTTCAGATAAACGCAGGAGGAAAGGGCTTAAATCAGGCTGTTGCAATAGCAAAGCTTGGGGGTAACGTTTCTTTTATCGGAGCATTGGGAAAGGACTCTAACGCAAGTGTTTTGCTTGATACGCTTAATGAAAACGGCGTTTTGTTTGAAGGCAGGCTTTTTGAAAATGAGCCTACAGGAATTGCTATGATAACAGTAGTAAATTCCGACAATTTTATAATTTTAAATCCGGGCGCAAATTATTGTCTGACCCCTGAAATTATAGAAGAGAATGAGCAAAAAATAGCCGAGAGTGATTTTTGTGTTCTTCAGCTTGAAATTCCGATTGAAACGGTTGCCAAGGTTTGCGAAATATCGAAAAAGCACGGCACAAAAGTAATACTTAACCCTGCGCCGTATAAAGAGCTGTCCCCCTCATTACTTGCAAATGTAGATTATCTTATCCCCAATGAACACGAAGCAAGAGATATAACAGGTATTTACCCCGACAATGAGGAAAATTGCATCAAGACAGTGCAAAAGCTACTCTCAATGGGTGTTAAAAATACAGTTATAACCTTAGGTGAACGTGGCTGTGTATACAACGACAACAATGAAATTAAGTTTCACTCCGCTGTGCCGGTAAAGGCTGTAGACACCACCTCTGCAGGAGATTGCTTTATCGGCGCTCTTACTACAAAGCTCTCGCAGGGCTGTCCCATTGATAAAGCAATAGCCTTTGCTTCCAAGGCTTCGGCAATTACCGTCAGCCGTCAAGGCGCCTCAAAATCTATTCCCTTCGCTCACGAAGTGGAATAATGCTTTACCTTAGGGTAGAACGAATAATCCGAACCCGTTTTAAAAAGGCGGATTTTCGTTCATCCTGCGTTAAAATACTCGTTAATCCATTGAGGATTAACTCCGTTTTTGCCTTGTCTTACCAAAAATCCTCTCTTTTTAAAATCTTTGACCTCAAAGGGAAAAGATTTCGAGGGATTTTTGACGAATTTAGGCGAAGCAAGGCTCGCGCCTTGCAAGAATAAATTAGGTGAAAAGCACCGAAAGATTACACTTTGAGGCGAGTTCGGATTGTTTGTTCTACCCTAGAGCAGAACAAAATTCAATCGTTAAAAATCCGCCGATTTTCATCGGCGGATTTTGCAAACAAGCGATAAATGATGCGATGCGTTCTATCCATGCGCCGCAGGCGTGCATCACAGACCAAAGGTCGACATCACGCACCGAAGGTGTGCATCATGTTCCAAAGGAACGCATCACTCAAAAAGATATTTTCGGCATTTTGCGTATGAATTCGAACCCTTGCGAAAATGAAATCCTTGCTGATGCAAGGGTGGATTTAGTTGAAAAAAGCACCGACAAAGTCTACTTCTCATAAGGATGTTTTGAATATCCTATGAAATAAGCCGATTGACGAGTGCTAAGAAAGTGACAGTATGGCAAATGCTATACTGTCACTTTCTTATTTTAAGATAACGACGGCAGGGAGATTAACTTCTCTCTGCTGCCGTTTGCTTATTTATTCTCTTTTTTTAATCTTACTTTTGCTTCTTCAATGGTTTCTCCGTCTTTGGTGAGATAAGCATCTACAAATTTATCTTCGAGTTTAGTGTATCCACCAACAACTCCTTGCTCGCTTTTTTTATAGCCGTCAACGACACCTTTTTCGATTTTCTTATATCCGTCGGTTACTGCTTCGGCGATTTTTTCATTTGCTTTTACAATTTTTGATTTAGCCATATTTGTATATTTTCCTCCAATCAGATTGATTCCGAGAAGCAGTACAATAATCCATACTGCTGTTCCCGTTAAANNNNNNNNNNAATTGTGTGTTTGATGTGCTCATTTCACCAAAAGAAACAAGCATAGAGCGTTGCAGTGCAAAGATTGAAGGTTGCAAGTGTAATCTTTGAGAAAGCATAAAGCGCCATTGTGATCATTAAAATTTCGTGTAATTGTTGTCCTCTATCCTTCAAAGCGGCAAGGATTACTGTTCCTGCGAAAGGCAGAGATAATACAAGCAACATGATTCCAACAGATCTTGCTAATGATTGTTTGCACTTATTTGTCCGAAGAACTAAAAAACGAACAACGCTCAAAATCAGGTAATACGCGCCAAGTGTTAAAAGCCACCATAATTTTGATAAAATACCCACACCAAGATAATAGGCGCTGAACGCCATATTAAATACCAAGCTACAGAGAGCGATTTTATACGTTTTGTCCATTGATATTTCGTTTCCCCATGACGCACTCGGTTAAGCAAATGTGATGGTGTATGTAAATCTTACACTGAAATCCAAAGTAAATTCGCAGATATGCTACAAGCAAACAACGAAATCAAAAAATTTACTTGCAACTTCCCACTTGAAGATTCAGAGTAAACTATTTGTATCGATTTGTTCTTTTTTCATTTATAAATCCTCCATTTGTGTTTTGTGTGACTGGAAGGTCATCTTTATATTACCACAAATGGAGGATTTTGTTTTGTTCATCGATTAACCTTTTTTGAATCACGCGACTATCGCGTGGTTTTCGTTATACAACGAAAAGGACTTAGAAATTTTCCAAGTCCTTTAACTTTTTGTTTTTTATTTCAAGAACAAATATTATTTAGTAAAGATAAACTCCCAATCAACATCTGCTCCCGTAGCTGCTTCAATTGTAAACGAATATAGATTATCAGCAATTTTTGTAAGCTTATCGTCTGCATTGAAGCCGTTAGGAATATAAATCTTCATTGTGTAACTATCCCCTTCAACTGTTGCAGAGGTTCCGCAAAGAGCATTTCTTTCGTTATCCCACTTCATATTCTTTATTTCACAAGCACCCTGTGTAATATGTCTATCAGTGGAAACTATCATCGGTCTATTCTCAAATTTTCTGAAGCTGAGTATTCTTGTTTCACAAGCATCAAAATCAAGAGAAATCTCTCTGTTTATTTTTCCGATAAACTCATTATGCCAATAATCAAATACAAGATATTCAGCATTCTCTTCAAGGTCAAGTTCATCAAAAGAATAGCTTGTAGAGGTTTTTATATTAAGAGTATTAAAGAAATTAATAACTCTATACTCTTCATATCCTGTATTGATGAAAAGATTAATCAACAAAATTTCCCCTGTGAATTCAGGTGCTTCAAATAACATTGAACGAATATCCATAGGAGGAATTGCTCTTTTGACAATATCAATTCTGGAATCCTGCAAGAATCTCAAGTCATCTCCTAATGTAATCGGCATTCCGCACATTGAAACAAAACAACTTCTTGAAATCGCCTGAATATCATTATTGAAATCATCTCTTAAAACAACATTATCAGGGTCAAGTATTTCAACAATATTATGTAATGGATAAAGAAAACAAGTTCTTTCAACACAGTACTGTTTGAAATCTTGCCATCCGAAAATATCAGCACCTATTCTTGCGGCATCGAAAATGTCACAAAAAGCAGTTATATCTCTGTATGCCTCGCCGTGACACGACAGCATATATGTATCTTCTCCAAGAATATCTCTTGCCTTCTGTATAGCACCTCTTAAGGCATCTTCTGATGACAGAGATTTATCATATAAATCATCATGGCACTGGTCAAGATAATCAAGTGTTTTAGGAAGAGCATCCCATTTAACAGCCTCAAAACCCCATTCCTTAACCTGATTAAAGGCTATTGTTAAAAATCCGTTAAGGAAATCAGGATGCGTTGGGTCTAAAAAATAGGGACCGCACCATGATTGTTTATTAATTAAAACTGTTTGAGGATTTTCTTTTATATATTCACTTTCTTTCACCTCATGAGTAAAGCCTACCCATACAGCAGGTATTAAGCCTTGCTCTCTAATACTGTCAGCAAGATATTTCATACCGTTTGGATATCTATTTTTATCAGGATTAAAGGTGTCACAATCAGTCTCTGTAATAAAGGTTCCGTTATGATAGAAGAAGAGTTGTCCCATATTAAAAATTACGCAGATATTATTTGTCTCAGATACTCCGACCGTGTAAAATTTAATATTATCAATAATTGTCATCAAAACAATCTAATGATACCTAAGCTTATTATCCAACCATTAGTCGAAAACGCTTTTGAGCATGGAATGAAAGATACTCTATCAGACGGAGAAATCGAAGTATTACTTTATGAAGAAAACAATATGTTAATCATAAATGTCAAAGACAATGGCGGAAATATTACACAAGATACAATAGATGGACTGTATAATACAATTAATTGCGTTAAAGAAACTGACGAAATGACCGGTCTTTCAAATGTAAATAAAAGACTCAAAATTTTCTTTGGAGAAGATAGCGGTTTAAATTTGTTTATAAATCAAGATGAAGAATTTGTTTCTCAAATTAAAAT
The Oscillospiraceae bacterium genome window above contains:
- a CDS encoding DUF4432 family protein; this translates as MKMAVINNKNYTKKELLGLTGNMDQIAGITSSTLNDGRANGCRTYAFKNGTGLEFTLNADRALDIASLSYKGINVSFMAKPGIVAPTLANFAGSFTEYGTCGMMFTCGLLSAGPDNTDNGEYHPLHGKNHITPTEQTYFKTFWQGDDYILEAGGTTRSSKLFGEHLSLTRKVSTKIGSNEVEICDTLENLTQNPQEFTLLYHCNFGFPFLDECLKMIFPENVKMPRNEDAANNMDTAEIITEPVDCLPENVFFRHCVPDEDGFVTVKLENEKLGIGMYIKYEMENLPILAQWKSMQKGDYALGIEPTNNYILGRATEREHGTLKTIGAYETLEFKLKIGAYDL
- the mnmE gene encoding tRNA uridine-5-carboxymethylaminomethyl(34) synthesis GTPase MnmE; protein product: MNLKNDTIAAVATAYGTGGIAVIRISGDKTLDIVKKVFKSKKEPVHSTAVFGSVVNSNGEKIDEGICTFFKSPHSYTGEDTAEISCHGGITVTRAVLEAVLFAGARHALGGEFTKRAFINGKLDLCEAEAVIDLINADSKVFSKAALSQLEGRLSKSIGELSDSLVQVNAGFLAAVDYPDDEIEESKLSDFKETVNSAISKCNRLIASFETGEIIKEGIKCAIIGAPNSGKSSLLNFLAGSEKSIVTDIPGTTRDIVEASLTIDGIKINLSDTAGIREALDPVEKIGVSKSKLAADTSELVLCVVDGAVPLNSASSEALSLCKDKKAVIVINKSDLPLKADIEEIKKISENIVFISALTGDGTEALIEKIKQMYNFGQIFSGNNQLITNLRHKVCLENAVKYLENALDAIDNSLFADIICEELSDAISSLNEITGQSVNEKIVENIFQRFCVGK
- a CDS encoding ATP-binding protein translates to MEVNMEIKRDMYLNRLIVRKHNGFIKVITGIRRSGKSYLLNTLFYNHLLAEGVSSENIIKFAFDSAEDLIKIGEDPIVLDNEKEDRKVDPKKFLAWILPQLQDKEMHYILLDEVQKLGAFESVLNGFLRKNNLDVFVTGSNSKFLSKDILTEFAGRGDEVHILPLSFSEYYTFVGGDKSEAFDDYSVYGGLPAVALMTTEEQKSTYLISQMNGLYLKDIINRNNLSDKAPIGEVLDVIASGISSLTNPKKISDTFASVKQESISDYTVDRYIAHMEDAFMLTRVKRYNVKGRKYIGTPYKIYFEDVGLRNARLNFRQVEGTHIMENIIYNELRYRGYQVDVGVVESREKDSAGKEIRIQREIDFIATLGSKKYYIQSAYAINDQKKYEQETCPFDKTMDSFKKIIVVEKSIKPRRDEKGYVMMGVKEFLLDKDSLEA
- a CDS encoding serpin family protein produces the protein MNCAFGTLKKSYFKFSKKCDIIKIRKAGIKMKQDNIQAVNISESIPNNKTPKKAILIIGIIIILALIVGLTVFAIIKNNQNDDETVPIEKSEYWISDNSLEAFDLYFLQSENGKQNKVYSPLSIKYALEMLKEGAKGDSKAQILSVIGTYEAKKYTDSKNMSFANALFIKDTYKKSIKRKYKNKLTDKYNAVVKTDSFAAPDTVNSWISDKTLGLINNLFDDVSQEEILLINALAIDMEWEEKFILSPSVGIWTEYYHEKFYWRGDWDVVPHSFKDINEEVSGMEIIASFNNYDIVKELGEENIRQTVTNAYMEYLKKYPYRKFGESLFLNSEIVGLSDDEIMEKYLDRYIKEINSNYKAEDKTTDFSLYIDDNVKVFAKDLKEYDGTTLQYVGIMPTAEELDSYINKATADEISNIIGNLKELKAENFKDGVVTKITGFIPKFKFEYKLDLMKDLKNLGVTNVFESGKANLTNISSDKSLYINDAIHKSNIEFTQEGIKASAVTEAGGAGAAGGFDYIYDVPVEEIDLTFDKPYMFIIRDKNSGEIWFVGTVYNPLLYSEDTTKYVSDY
- the rbsK gene encoding ribokinase codes for the protein MSSKITVIGSANADLVIHSEKMPQLGETLTGSDFQINAGGKGLNQAVAIAKLGGNVSFIGALGKDSNASVLLDTLNENGVLFEGRLFENEPTGIAMITVVNSDNFIILNPGANYCLTPEIIEENEQKIAESDFCVLQLEIPIETVAKVCEISKKHGTKVILNPAPYKELSPSLLANVDYLIPNEHEARDITGIYPDNEENCIKTVQKLLSMGVKNTVITLGERGCVYNDNNEIKFHSAVPVKAVDTTSAGDCFIGALTTKLSQGCPIDKAIAFASKASAITVSRQGASKSIPFAHEVE